Genomic window (Lutra lutra chromosome 2, mLutLut1.2, whole genome shotgun sequence):
TCAAACAAGCCATGGTCAAACCTCCAAACAGTCATCAATGTTTCTTTGAAGTTTAGGCTTTCGTTCAAGTAAGCGTTGTGGGAAACATACTCCTGTGGTATCCGAAGGTGTCTTTCTGATTTGGCCAGCCCATGAGAGGGCTGTGCTCAGACGCTGATTTTTCTAATCCATTTCTTGGAGTCACTTCTGCTTCTGGAACTTCGGAACTTGCAGAAATAGCAAGATCAGCAGCTATCactgtttaaaatgttaacaacacAATCTGATTCTAAAAATTCTTTCAGTGCACTAGACATACTAATGTTTGGAGAGTCTCAGGCTGGTATTATCACCCTTTTACAAAGAGGAAATGTTCTCAGTGAGAAAAAATAGcctattatttctgttttctagacTTATGTTCGCTCTTCCATATAATATCACCATCCTCGTAGATTGTTTTGTTGTCAGTTTGTTTGGGATTTGATTtcaaagccaaaaaagaaaaaaaaaaaaactgtctcctATGCAAAACTTCTTAGGGAGATTGGGTTTCTTTATAAAGTATTTGggttgacttttttaaaaaatcaaaattacatcTATGTAAACATGAATAACAGAAagatcattgttttttttcaCAATGATTCTCTGTAACTCTATTTTTAGCCCCGCTGCAAAGTCACAGCGATGAAGTGCTTTCTCCTGGAGTTACGTGTTATTTTGCTTGAGTTCAGTCATCCTGACCTTAATGAAACAATACCTAACATTATCATCCTAGCAAACAGTAGTTTATCTTCTAATGCGGTGAGTTTTCCACTAGTTGGATGGAGCTTTGTCTGATGATTATGGCTTGGTTGGGTGAGGTCATTGGCTGGATGTAAGGGACAAGCAGATCCTCTGGGGACATTCTTGGGAGAGGGAGTTCATGCCGGTGGAGTGGCCGCCATCACTACCATGGGCACAGCCCTGACGTAGCTCACCAGTTTACTCAATGGACATTTACTGCATGACACCAGGCGGTGCACTTTGGGGCAAGAGGGACACTGGTGAACCAGGGAGGTCATTGCCCTCGAGGTGTTCGTCCCCAGGTGCAGTGCAGAGACATGAATCTAATTACGTAGTTAAGTGTTTTGCATCACGACTGGCAATTCGCATTTATCCGGTTATTACTCTATGCCAGACAACACCTCTCTTCAGCGGCAATGGGGTAATTCCTTGCGTCCTCACAATAAATCTGTGAGATAGTTATCCTTGTGTCTGTTTTAAGGTTGAAGAAATTGGAGCGCTCGGGGCTTGAAATCACTTCCTCCAGTTAGCACAGTTGGTGGAAGAGGGAGCCAGGATTCATACCCAAGCAGTTTCACTTCGGGGGATTGTCTTCTTCCCCACTGGCAGGACAAGTGCTGCAATAGGATAgtcataaaatgttaataattcaAGGAGAATTGGGGCCATGCCCAAATCGGTCTCTGCTCTTAAGGGATCCACCATAAAGTAAAGCATAAATAAAGCAATCGGAAAGGAATGAGTAATAGCTCAGTTATTTATTAATTCCAGTGGCCAAAAGGAAGGCAGGTAAGAGGGCTGGGATTCCGCCTTAGAGATTTCTCTACCAAACCAGGACGAGAGGGAATGAGCCTTATCTCCCAGGAAGGGTGTTTAGGCAGAGGCGACTGAAAACTATGGAGCTCCTCAGCTAGGATGGCTAGACGCTGTGGATGTGCCCGAAACATGCCAGGTTGCTCTAGGTCTTTGctgaaatgtcaccttctcagtgctCCATTCCCACGTCCCATCCCCTTGTCTGCATGCCCCACAAGTTGACATTTTCCTTAATGGCTTTTGTCTGCTTTTCCCTATTTGAATGCCATTTTCAAAGGGGCAGTTATTtttgtgctgtatttttttttcttcagtgctgTATCCCAACTCCCCAAGCATTGCCTGGCATATTCTAGACACTTGATGTATTTATGAAATGAACATACTGATCTTTAAAATACTCTTGTGATACGTTATTCCTGTGTTATTGGTAGAAAGGCTGAACCAAGCAACAGATAACTCCTAACAACATCCCTGGTGAGCTCTTGATGACCATGGTCACGGTCACTGTGACTGTGATGTGGTGTGTTCTGCACATCTAGCGGAAGGAGAGGGCAGGCTGTACAGTCTGAGAATTTCATTGATTATGTCAACTGAGATGCATGATGTGAATATCTCTGCTTTGTCGGCTGACATGATGATTTTCCAGGAGGACAGTGCTATATGGAATatgacagtgcctggcatagagtatGTGCTTGATAAATGTTGGTGAATCTGAATTTCAAACGCTTAATGGATGTAAAATCTAATTTTTGGTTTTTGCTGGTATGGCTTTCATGGTTCAGACGATCTCTAAATAGTTTATTTGTGATGACTGCATTTGGAAGATTCTAGTTGGCCATGAAACTGTTTGAATTACAACTTCTGATCTTTACCTAAATAGTTCAATTCAACTGGTAATGACTAGGTGACCACCATGTGCTAGGCCCTATGCTAAATGCTAGGGAAACAAAACTGTGTGGCTTTGCGTTCTTAGAAAAGCCTAGAGAATAGTAGCATAAAAAGCATGAAACTCCCTAATATCAATATAATAAATGATGTGAGAAGAGGGAGGTCTGAGAATGTAGGGATGGAACATTTAGCCCAGCCTGGGGAACTCCTCGGTTCAGGAATGCCTTCCCGGTGGAGACAGAACCTGAGTGATCTCCACCTGGGTAATGGTAGCTAAAATAGCGATGAGAGACATACAGATAGAAAAGCCAACACGGCAGCGTAGCTAATAGCATGATGTGTATGCGTGGGGCGAAAGGCATGAGCTCAGTGTACTTAGGCTATGTCCTTTGAGGTGATGGGGATAGGTGAGAGAAACAGGCGAGGGACACTTCAAGGCCCCTGCGTGCCGTGTGGGGAGGCATGGATGTGATGCTGGGGTAGATGACCAGAAGAGTAAATGACCACTCAAGGGCGCTCAGCAGGAATTCCATGGTCAGAAAGCCATGGCTTATTTTTCCAATGTCTTTAACCtattataggaaaaataaacctCAATCAAATCTCCCAGTTCCCTTTTCCAGTGGTTCCTCCTACCATGATATTAATTTGCCAAAGTGTTCATGTCTCAAGACCTCAGAATGTGGTTCAAATGATGTGATATTCCCAGGAAAGAGATACAGTAGACTTTCCCATctaatcctttctttttatttggcaGAACATAACTGAAACGGGATGCAAAGAATGTGAGGAACTggaggagaaaaatattaaagaattttttcgGAGTTTTTTACATATTGTACAAATGTTCTATAATTCTTGATTGTAACTGATCCTCTTCAGCATGTCTGCTATTAACAAACATCTTCCCAGGACTTAAAGCAGTGAAACCTTCTGCAGTTCACATGGGCTGCCCAAACCAGTTTTTCTAACAAGAGGATAATCGAGAATCTTGAATTAGATGAACTCTTGGAAATGAAGGCGAAAAATGGCATTGAATTACGTGGTGTCTATAAACTGTCCTCATACTTATTTTGTTCActtattcttaatttattattgaagttGTGCATATTTGTGGCATAATATAAAGTATTGAATAAAACTATGTACCTACTTTATCCTTTGAAATTGCACTGATATTTACCCCTTGTAAGGACATAGGGGACATTCCTTCAAGGGCAAGAGGGGAATTACACAGCTGGTGGGCCTGAGCACCACTGGGGAAGGTCAGCTGTGTGCTCCAGCCAGTTAGGAACCCCTAACCACCAGCCTTCACTCACCTCTCCAGTGGGTGTCCCACAAGGAGGAAGAATTGACTCCCAATGAGGAAGGAGAAATAGGTGCGGAACAGGTGCTTTATCTGCAACATAGTTATTGATATCAAAAACACCTGTTACTAAAGACAGTGCACGAACCTGGTATGTATGATGCATCAGTAAATCTTGGGTGGGAATGGTAATAATAAACCTTCACTGGTAGGTAGAATCATGTATAGAGAACTCATGGTTGTAATGATGTTAATATTTCATGCTTTCCTGAGTGcaagtgttttattttcacttttttttgccatgtttgtataataaaaaaaaaaaactgttgattTGTTAGAGCCAACATTATCTGacataaaataattgtttatatatttttgcaCTATACTGTCTGAAATttacaacttttttaaaataaaactatgactaaaatgaaatatttttgtctcCTCTCACAATTTCTTTCACCTGATTCTCTTGTGGCGTTTTTCACTGAGGGGCTAAAGGGTAGGAATTGATGTCCTACGAGTTTGATTTTGCTTCATTTCACAATATGAACTAATTCTCTATCGAAACATTCTTTTATCCTCCAGTACCCTGTCCATGCTCATGTATATCATTGCTCTAGTCAACGTATGcttaaacatttcttttgagATAGTTTTGGAGAAATCTACAtcctatttgactttttttttttaagattttatttatttatttgacagagagaaatcacaagtaggcagagaggcaggcagagagagaggaggaagcaggctccctgctgagcagagagcccgatgcggggctcgaacccaggacctgggatcatgacctgagccgaaggcagcggcttaacccactgagccacccaggcgccccctatttgaCTTTTGAAGAGTCTTGTGTCAGCTATCAGTTTGTTCCTGACATCGGTCCAGACAAATAGTATTTGACAGCCACACTTGAAAGTTTAGGGATTGCGATTGTGGCAAggtgtttttttgcttgttttaatttcatccaaaatggatttttaaaaatctacctttcattttttttcttcatagcttCTCTATTGATGGAGAATAGGAAAAATGCACCATTTTTAACTATAAGTTGACAATCTAATCCTTTAACAAAAGTTAGCCTCCTTCCCGTGTCTGCTGGGATGGGAAAGGAAAATCATAATGGCAGCCATAACACCAAAAGTATCTTTTAGTAACCAATGATCCATTCTGGTTATATGGGCAAACACAGGTGGGTTTAAAATTTGGCATTTTCCAGTGTTCAATTGGAATTCCTCCCACATTAGTTAATTAGTCTGGGTCACTTCAGTTAATCTTAAGGAACTCAAGGCATAGAGGTACAGCTCCTTATACATTCTTAGCTAACTGAAGAAAAGAATTATGTAAAACAACCTAAATTTTATTGTTCAGGCCTGAATTCTTAACAAGATGAGTTTCTCATTTGTGTTCAGAGTTTTTCCTTCTTGAACTGTCCTCCTTAATTAGTCAGCCTAATGTTATTTGTGCAGACTAGAACACATTGTTTTTATCTCACCTATTGCCCTAAATGCTGAAAGCATTTGCCTTATGTTACATATAATAAAGAAAGCACAAATCCATAGATTTAGAAGCTCAAATAGCAAAGGCAAGCCTAATAAAAATTAGGTTTACAGTCTTGTTAcctctttaaaatttcaaatgaagaaaaagatatatGAGAGAATATCATTTCTACACTCTCCCTGGCAATAAGCAAAAAATGGGTTAGAAGGCAGAAGACATGGAAATGTAAACTGAACCAACACATAATCTGTGAGTCCAGAGATTGTTAAAACCCAGTCACAAGCCTAGTTTTACATACTTTCAGTTTTTACCTTAGAACAGAGAATCGatggaattcttttcttttgctgctatTACTCCTGTGAGAGGAGCTTCTATGTGTTTTGATGTGTTACTCTTTCCGTCCAGCAAATTCAGAGGCTCGTAAAGTCAAACCAACATATATGATATGAAAACCAAGTCTGTGATCGATccattccccctcctcctcagAAATACGAGAGAAACCATCTTTATTCCTTCATCTGTGTTATCTCAGCCAAGTTCTCTGCATTCATATGTGAGTCACAGTTAACATATGCATGTCATGTATAAATATTTTGCCCAGAGGAAATCCCATTTCCATAGAGATTTAGTTCAGTGCTTCTGAATGTGTCTGatgattgaattttattttcactaagAAATTTATTATGCAAGGCAAACTTTAGCTTCATTGAAAAGTCCCCTAATTGTATAATCTATCTGATGGaacatagaagaaaaattaatgaatcattAATAGCGGTGACTTTGTCCTTGTTAAAAAGCAAATGGAGACCAGCCTTGAAAATTGCCTGAGCAGAAAAAACCAGTTTATTCACACAAACAAACCCTGATTTAGCTTATTTGGCAAGACTAACCTGACTGGATCATTTCCTGTTTATGCATCTGAAAATCATAAGCAAAACCTAAGCTGTTTCCCAAGATTGATATGAGGTAACCATTGACCAATTCcctttcatttaagaaaattctaatataaCCAATCACTGTGAAGAACAAATTGTCACTGCTCTCTCACCTTTAAAGCCACTACTCTGTAACCATATACCCCTGAGCTGACTTCTGTAGTTTGATACGGATGCTTCTGGTTTACAGGCTGCTGTTGTGGTGTGTGCTCAATAAACTTTCATGAATTGCCACTTAAAGGATCGACTGGTTTTGTTTCCGGTATTTCTGAACTTTGGACAGTCCTATATTTTACCTCTTTCATCCTAGATTTCAAAATCAGTTGACCGCTAGAGGAACTGGAGAGGAGATTGTTGCCCAGATGTCAAACGGAAGATTGTACGTTGAGTTTCTACAAGCTGTGTCAACACTTGCGGAAATTACCAGAGGGTCCAGCGTCACCCTAAAAGTGATTTTTCCTCATCATCCTCACTCTCATGAAGGAAGTCTCACTCCTTCTGCCGGATCGTAACCTGGTTTGTTGAAAACCTACCGTGTGCGAGCATGATGGTGGGTGCTGCCCTTACACGCATGAGGGAGGCAGCCTTACGTTCGGCCCTCACGGAGTTGACATTCCCGGAGGAGAATCCTGTTACCCCATTAACCGCCCGCGTGCTCATTTGGTTACCAGTTCTGTGAAGGGCACCAGGTGAGCACAGAAAGGAAGCGGCAGATCCTTTCAAGCTGTCAGAGCTTCTTTCAAACAGTGGTGTCTGAGCTCTGCTGTGCAGTATAAAGACAGATGGCGGGGCGGGGgacagggggctggggggaatcCACCTGAGAAACATCCTGCCAAAATCTTCAGTAAGGCAGGATGAGAGTGCGTTcaaagagaggaaggcaggccagAGCGGCTAGGGTCAGAACAAGCAATGAAAGAAGCTGATAAGATAAATACCAGATGGCCTCATAGGCCAGGTAAGGATATTGGTGGTAAAGATTTCGCTTTATATTCCAAAAAGAAAGAGGCTTTTTTTCTGGCGTGTGTGAAAAATACAGCAGGCTTTTTTTCTAGTTGAGAAAAGAGTCGACGTCAAAATCTCCTTACCTCTTAATCCCAGGGTAATAAAAGTATTTCTAATAACCTCGTCTTACATGGACCTCATTACTGGAGTCCTTTAGTGAACACCTTGCAACACTTAATGGAGACCAACTTTGGTAAGTAATTATTCATTTGCTGTCAAATCCAACAAACCTGTTTGCAGTGTATATGCCTCTGTCATCAGGATTAATGTGTAAATCCAGTTTTGGGTTCTGAGGCCAGCTGGAATGGATCTGTGGTCTGAATCTTTACACCAGGAAGCCCTTttgaaaaaaggattttttagtCATTTCTTAATGAGAACTCTTTGAGGTGAGGGAGACCAGTATTCTTCATcaagaaagctggggtagagGAAGGCCCTAGGATATAATGATGGTCGTCTGCTGTCTGGTGGCAAGGCATAGTTAAAACAGGGGATGGAAAGGTGCAAGATGGGTGTGGcttggtgggtgggtgtgtggtggGCAAGGAGATAGCTTTGAAATCACAGTTAAACACATAGCCTTCAGGGACTCATGAGGTTCAGCTGCACAGTGGTGGAGAAAAGACAGATCTGAGAGGTttatggagagaaaaggaaagaagcagcATTTCTGAATAAGCAGCTAAGAGCCTATAGGTGAGACTTGAATGTTAGGACAGTGATGGTTCCCCATGGCAAGTGCCATCTTTTCAAGGCTTTTCAAGATCATGGGTCATTAACGGAATTCACTTTCCTGAGTTGATTTAATAAAGTCAAAGCCCCCAGTATATCTATGAGTTCTGCTAAGGACACACACCAGGCTGAtggaaataatattaattctcTTACACTTTTATGGTTCTTTAAAGTTCACAAAGCACTTTTATCTAGATGATTTAAGAGCTTCTGTCCCTCAGGGGTGTAGACGAGAAGAGATGCAGACCTATGAAACATTTTGCTTATGTTGCTCAtgtgtaaaaaataaagacagaaagaaatcacctGAAATTGTTGTCTACGTTcagctatgtatttttaaatgccctATTGCCttttacatttcctttcaaaTAAGCATGAGCACAATACTTGGGGTGGAAAGTTATTTGTtgttaaagaaatcaaaacagagCTTAAGCatgtatttttattctgtattttgattatttttttcttcacacaaTTCTATTCTGGTGCTTTGTTTGCTTTGCCCAGATGGCAAATGCACCATTAAGTTTGTTCAGACTgaattaattatctttttatagtAAAAGAAAATCCTCTCCTTGTGACAAGTAAGATGTCTGTgcttatttatgaataaataaaggcaGCTGTTATACATAGCATTATTAATAACATCGCTTTAAACATCTCATGTGACAAGAAATCCACTTTTTTCAGTATAACAAAAGCTCTTGGTGTCCCAGAGTTTATGAAAACCATCGACCTGTTATCCACACCGCAGCGTAAGAAAAACATCACACTTTCTGTAACAGAAGGATTTAATTCAAATTGCGGTCATAAAGCAGTACTCTTTTAAATGGTTATTGTCTTTGCTGGTCATTTGGCTCCGAGTCTTGAGTGTTTCACAGGTGTAGCGTCTGGAGATCAGCAAAGCCCTTCTCCTTGTCAACAGAAAGTTAACAGGCAGCCACAGGCTTCGACTAAATAGCCACCATGATGCTATTTCCTGCTTTTCAGTCGAATGTCTTTTTGAAGAGTAATATGGCCAATGCAGAGGTCCCCCCCCACTTTGGTAGGTTTGCAAAGCAGAGGAACTCTTTCCCCTTACAGAGAGGTCTGCTGAACTCTGAGCCGAAAGAGATAAGAGGAAGTATAAGCCCTTGTCAACACAATGAGATCATAACTCTGCAAGGCACCTGATTGGGCTGAGACTTCCCCTGTTTGAAGGAACTTGGTTTCCCATGAGGCCATGTTATTTCTCAGCCAAGCTGACATGtccctaaagatttatttcattcttagtcatctttgtcttatttcaaaCAACGAATGTAAAATGCGCTCAgaggaataaatatttgcaaGCACAGGCATACCTAAGGCTGACCATGGAAGCATGAGGTGTAGGCTTCAAGTAGGTGCATTGTCTGCAGAGAATAATAAAACTGACTGAAAGTCTGTCTGCTTTTGTGATCATTGTGTGTCAGTGACTCTAAATTGACACCAATGGTAAAATACCCttccctgaaaaatatttttggaagtcTAAGGTTTAAACACGTTGTTTGGGttacattgtttttaataatatacatGTGATCTGCAAGTTGGGACATATTTATTACTTACCTTTAATAAacattatattccttttttaaaagattttatttatttatcagagagggagagagagagcacaaacagggggagtggcaagcagaaggagaaggacaagcagactccccactgaatagggaggagccttgatgcgggactcgatcccaggaccctgggatcatgacctgaaccgaaggcagacacttaactgactgagccaaccaggtgcccagcAAACATTATATTCCACGTGGAAGTTCACTTGGAGACCTCAGTTACGTGGCTGGCCATCAGCTCCAGTGGATTCAGTTGACAGTCACTTCTGAAGTGTTCAGCTTTGTTCAAACCAGCCTCAAGCACCGTTGGTATTTTCACTGCTCTGGCCTTGCACATTCTTTAAGCAGATTGAAATAAACAAGGATAACACAGTAATTGTGAAGAGTAAGAAATTGAAATTtatatggtaagtgctgtgaagtgtgtaaacctggagattcacagacctgtacccctggggataaaaatacatggtatgtttataaaaaattaaaaaaataaatttataaaaaattaaaaaaaaagaaattgaaatttacCTCAATTTTGATTTGTGTTTAGCCTTTAAaattgggaaagagagaaagccatgCAATGTAATAGTTTGATAAATTCAGATTTAATTCGCTCATGAAATAgtttccttggggcacctgggttgctcagtcagttaaccgtctgccatcttctcaggtcatgatcctagggtcctgggactgagccccaagttaggctctctgctcagtgggggagtctacttctcctccatctgccCCTACCCATGCTTGTCctggctttttctctctcaaacaaataaataaaatcttaaaaagaaaaagttttcagaaTATGACTAATTTATCTTTAACCTTGaaatttgatctttttaaagtgtCAAATGTttgatttaaaactaaaataaaaatgaagaaaatgaaatgtttcagTGGTGGTATGATTATGTAGGTGCCTAATTGTGTCTTTTGCAAATGTCTCAGTTTCATTAAAATGTACTTATTACTGGTCACTTGCACAAAATATTACTTCATCAGACTGTCACTGCAGAATCAAAGTCTGAGCTGTtatgaagatttaaataaattaaatagttgtggtttattttctttagaaacttAAAGGAACTTACAATTATTTGTAGTCTTTTTGTAAAATCAACAACCAATTCAGAATAATTCTGAATTTTGTAAAGAAACGTATGTGAAGGAATTATACCAAGATGAGATTACATTCTCTTCCAGAATGGacagtgaggaagagagaaataatgtAAGCAAAATTCAGAACCAAGAGTccttgaattttttgtttttaaatggagaagagaaagacacTAGTAAAAGGCCAAGTAAGACTAAACCAAGACACTAGTAAAGATTTGGACAAGATCACAACTTCATTAAGGAAGACAGGGTGGATGAGAATCTGTTTTCATATCCCTGTGTGTCCAGAATCAGTTCCAGATGACCCGAAAGTTCATCTTACTGGGAAGGAACTGGACTctttaggataaaaaaaaaaaaaaaaaaaaaaattctctaaagtccaaggaaagggagaaaaggatgaAGAATGCAGGCAACACTTGATGACTTTATGGTTTTAGGTATATTTACAAAATGGTGAAAAAGAGTTGAGAATCTGGAGAGTCTCATcagcataaaaatatatatatatttgtttttgtcttttttttgctGCAGATTTCCAGTTAATAATACAAAATCTGGAATATCCAGCTTTATAAATAACTGCAGTTATAAAATTATTGAAACCAAGTCTTAAAATCATAGTTGAAACTATATCCCAAAGTCCCCAAGAGTGATGTAACACCCAAACATCATCTTTGAAAAACACCTTTTATCACATGTGAAAGATCTTCGCATTGGGAGTGAAATTCCAAATAACTATTGAACAAGTCCCctgagaagaaatgaataaataaagaaatggaggtaAAATTGCTAGGAAAATGTAAgtgaattaaagaaaatgttttcccaaTTTCTAGGAATATGTATGTGGTTCAACTTATATAATCATACTGCTGATGATTGAAAGAGTGGACACTGGGACgacaccagggtgcctgggtggctcagtcagttgaacatctgactcttgattttggcccaggtcatgctCTCTGGATTGTGGGATTGAGGCCAGTATTGGGCTTTTTCTTTTGGCTATGGTTTTTCACTTTCCAAACTCTTTATACTGTATTGATTTCCCTGTTACCTTGATCACCTCTCGAAGGCATTTTTAACCTAGAGTCTACAGGCGTGTGGGTTGTACATGCATGGGTTTCGGGGAGTCCCTAACCCTAAGGAAGAAAGGATGAGTGTGTTTATCAGTGTGGGTACattgtttttctagaaaaattcCAGTTTTCATCAGGTTCTTAGAGTGTTCCATGAATCAAAGGAATCCTTTTCCTTCCCCGTTAAGTCACAGGGTCAGGCAGTGCCATGTCTTGTAAAGTTTTCAGTAGACTTTAATGCCATCTGAGGATCTCATTATGATGCAGGTTATGATTCATTAGCTCTGAGGAAGTGCCACGTTGGTgtccaaggaccacactttgGATAACAAAGGTACAGTACTCATAAAGTTAGACACAGGAGAGCTTTTGCCTCTGAGCTCTTCAAGAGGCCACCATTCCAGGAACCATTACTGAGTGGATACCGGGAGAGCCAAGGAACGAAATGTGGCCTCCATCACCTGATGCTGGGCAAGTTGCCTAAAACTACTCTAGGCCTATTTTCCTGTCTCTAAAAAGGCGCAAACAATATCATCTGACAGGATCATTGTGAATTCAGTTAGATGCTGACTACAGGTCTTGGTACAGAGTAAATACTAGATAACTTTGTTCCCTATCTCCTCGCCTGAGCACTCCATGGTTTCCTCTTACTCTCGTTAGGCAATTACTCAGGAGTTATAACCAGCACCACTGAAGATAGCCTCTGGATAAAAACAAGTACAGTATTGCATATGTCCAGCATTTCCTTGAAAGAGTTCTATTTTAATACCTCCTGGACTCGAGCAGAATTAGAGTTCCAGTCTTTTTCACCCAGCAAAGTTCATCAGTGAAGTATCAAAACATATTGCCTATTTGTGAGGCTTTTAGGCTTAGCAACTGGTTGCCCTGGGGAATGATGCCTTTAAGCTAATTTGACCAATGTCCTCTCTCACCTCTATCTCAACTTCAACActtatttgagcaaattgtaTCAGTTAATTGCCACCTACTACAGCGAATACTATGATATTCCAAAATTCTTATCTTCTCTCCCGACTCATTTTCAAGCTATTCTATCTGCTAGCTCTCACCTATCTCACTACCATAAAACCTACACTGTTGACCCGATTACTGCTGCTGAATATAATTGCTTACATTATTGATATTCATTTCGATCTGATATATTACCTTGGTTACTCATCTTACTTTTTTGTCCTTAGATTGTCAAGAAGCAAGTATGTCTAGGTTGCATTGCATCAAAACTCCCAACTGTCAGGTGAAATGGGGGCTTAAATGCTTTTGAAAAGGTCATAGTTACTCTTTCTTGGACTTTAGTTCACTGCCCTTGCTGATGAATGATTTCATGCTCTCATTAAGCTACAAAGGCCAGACAATTTGGTCagtacttttcttcttcttattattattaccaaGGTACCAAAGGTCATGATCAACATGGAACTTACACTAATTTGACCTACTATCAAGTTCTCATTATTGATGAAGTTTCTGAGCAGTGGTAGTAAACAAACGTGACAGAAAACAGAGGTActaatctataattttttaatcctTGAAGTTGCCACTTgtaaagagagatcacagtataaaaagagaaagaaagacttctgCGTTATTCTTGAAGACCATTAGTCTCAAGGTTACCAGCCAAGCGTAATTCTTGTTTAATTCTCCCATTACCACCTAATTCTGTTTATGTCAGGAACACCTTTAATAGAATGTC
Coding sequences:
- the IL15 gene encoding interleukin-15, with the protein product MRISKTYLRSTSIQCYLCLLLNCHFLTEAGIHVFILGSISAGLPKTEANWGFVIKDLEKIDNIIQSIHIDTTLYTESDAHPRCKVTAMKCFLLELRVILLEFSHPDLNETIPNIIILANSSLSSNANITETGCKECEELEEKNIKEFFRSFLHIVQMFYNS